Part of the uncultured Fusobacterium sp. genome, ATCTTCTATCTCTTTTATTATAACTTTCTATTGCTTTTTCTAATTCTTTCTCATCAAAATCAGGCCATAAAGTATCTGTTATGTAGATTTCTGAATATGCTATCTGCCATAGTAAAAAGTTTGATATTCTTAACTCCCCACTTGTTCTTATTAAAAGTTCTGGATCAGGAATATCTCTATACATATATTTTGAGAATTCCTCTTCTGTTATCTCTTTTTTCCCCTCTTTTAATAATCTATTTATTCCATCTATAATCTCAGCACGTCCACCATAGTTAAATGCTATATTAAGATTAAGCCCTGTATTATCCTTGCTTAAATCTTCTAATTTTTTTATTGCTGTTAATAGTGATTCACTTACATTTTCTTCTCTCCCAGAAACTGTAAATTTTATATTGTTTTCCATTATATTTTTTTCTTCACCTTTTAGATAAGTTTTAAATAGAAACATTAAAGCCTCTACTTCTTCCTTACTTCTCTTCCAGTTCTCTGTTGAAAAAGCATATACTGTAAGATGTTTTATCTCTAATTTTGCAGCATGTGTTATTATCTTTCTTAAAGCTTTTGCTCCCTCTCTATGTCCTAAAGTTCTAGGTAGCCCTCTTCTTTTAGCCCATCTTCCATTTCCATCCATTATTATAGCTATATGTTTAGGAATATTTAGTTCCATTTCTTATCACCTCATTATTATTCAATAAATTTTACCATATTTATCGAAATATTTCTATCATATTTACTACTTGAAGTCTTAAAAATGAATAAAAAAATACACTTAATATCTCAAGTATCTAAGATATCAAGTGTACTATAGTTTCTAAAATGCTTTCATTTCAACTAATAATCCTTTAAATATTTCAAATCCTAATTCTAAAGATTTTGGATCAAAATCAAATTTCGGGTTGTGAAGAGGATATATAAAATTTTTCTCCTCATTTCTTACTCCTAATAGAAACATCAATCCTTTATTACCGTTTTGTAAATAGAATGAAAAATCTTCTGATCCATTTAATCTAGTTGATTTTATCAATTTTTCTTCTGGAACTACTTTTTCAAGCTTTTTATATAATTCCTCATCATTTATTACTGGTGGGTAGAATGGATTAAATACCATATTTATTTTTACTCCAAAAGCAACTTCTAATCCTCTGTTTATATTAGTAACTCTTTCTCTAAATAATTCTATTAAATCTGTATTTAGCATTCTTATTGTTCCTAAAATATTTACCTTTTCAGGAATAATATTTCTTACCTCTCCAGCTTTAAAACTTCCTATTGTTAAAACTGCTGTTTCTGAAGGCTCTAAATTTCTTGAGATAATTGATTGATAAGCTTCAACTAATTTTGCTCCTACTAATATAGAATCTATTCCCTTGTGTGGTTGAGCTCCATGGCACCCTTTTCCAACTATCTCTATATCAAAATTTATATTTTGAAAACTTACTGCTCCTACAGTTGTTGCTATTTTTCCCTCTTCTACCTCTGGATTTAAATGTAGTGCAAATATTCCTTCAAATTTTTTGCTCTTAAAAAATTCTGAATTAGCTACAAATCTTGCTCCACCTTTTCCCTCTTCTCCAGATTGGAAAATTAGCATTACTGACTTTTTCAATTTTTTTCCACTTTTTAATTCTTCTTTTAGCCATTTAGCAAAGTATAATAGATTTGTTGTATGTCCAT contains:
- a CDS encoding isoprenyl transferase; this encodes MELNIPKHIAIIMDGNGRWAKRRGLPRTLGHREGAKALRKIITHAAKLEIKHLTVYAFSTENWKRSKEEVEALMFLFKTYLKGEEKNIMENNIKFTVSGREENVSESLLTAIKKLEDLSKDNTGLNLNIAFNYGGRAEIIDGINRLLKEGKKEITEEEFSKYMYRDIPDPELLIRTSGELRISNFLLWQIAYSEIYITDTLWPDFDEKELEKAIESYNKRDRRFGGVK
- a CDS encoding M20 family metallopeptidase, translating into MDNFFYKVRKDLHEMPEIALQEYNTSKYIRDFLKDLDIKYVEIERSTLAIFEGEEDNWIGFRADIDALPIQEEGEKDYKSKIDGMMHACGHDGHTTNLLYFAKWLKEELKSGKKLKKSVMLIFQSGEEGKGGARFVANSEFFKSKKFEGIFALHLNPEVEEGKIATTVGAVSFQNINFDIEIVGKGCHGAQPHKGIDSILVGAKLVEAYQSIISRNLEPSETAVLTIGSFKAGEVRNIIPEKVNILGTIRMLNTDLIELFRERVTNINRGLEVAFGVKINMVFNPFYPPVINDEELYKKLEKVVPEEKLIKSTRLNGSEDFSFYLQNGNKGLMFLLGVRNEEKNFIYPLHNPKFDFDPKSLELGFEIFKGLLVEMKAF